The Bradyrhizobium sp. LLZ17 genomic sequence GGTTTGCGCGACGGCTACGTTGCAGTCCTGCATGATGCAGCTCCGATGATTGAGCCCAGCATCTATGGATTAGGGAACGAGCTGCCGATGCGCTATTAAAAGGCAATTCCGGCGTTTAAATTCCCTGTTAGCTGAACGGGGGGCGCGACCGAGTGCGCGCTCGAGGCAGGTTGGTGGCGGGGATCTCAAGCGGCGGTGGAGCTTGACGCAGCTTCCTGCGCCGGCGCGGGCCGGTCGCGGAACGTTTGCTGCAGACGATCAAGATAGAGGTAGACCACAGGCGTCGTGGACAGCGCCAGCAGCTACGCCAGCGTTTGCCGTTTCTCGCGAGATAGTGTGCGGCCCACCCGGTTGGCAGGGCGACATCGCAGGTGAAAGTCGATCCTCGGCCGCCTGGTCACTGGTCGTCTTGGCGATCTGCTGGACCTCTGCCGAGCCTACCCACGGCAGGCTCGTCAAGCCTCTCGCGCGCGGCGATTCTGCGACGAGCGTCGTCGCCGCATTGCGCTCGCTACGGGCCCAAATCTCGATCTAGATTGATGAGCATGGAACAAGCAACGCCCGCCGGCCCGAAGTGGAGTTGCACGTCGCCGTATTGGTCGAGAGCCTTCGTAATCAGGCGCGAACCAAAACCGCGGCGCTTGGGCTGCTGCACCTCCGGCCCGCCAGCCTCGTACCAGACAAGGGCGAGCTTACCGGCGGCTCCGAGTGTCTGCTGGACCTCCCAGGTTAGATTGACAGTCCCGCCTGTTGAACTCAGCGCCCCGTATTTCCTGGCGTTCGTGGCGAGCTCATGAACGACCAAGTGCAACCAAAGTGCCAGCTGCGATCCAAGTTCTACATCGGGTCCGCCCAAGACGACCTGACCGCTTCGTGCGCAACAGGAACGCATCGTCTGCTCCAGCAATTCAGCGAGCCGGATTCTCCCTGTGTCCGATCGGTACATCACTTCATAAAAGTCGCTCAAGCCGGAAATTCGGGCGATCACCTTTTGGCGGTAATCGTGCACGGTCCGAGATTCCGTCTGTCCA encodes the following:
- a CDS encoding sensor histidine kinase; translation: MNGEGLPLLLQEVNHRIRNLLAMIEAVLGQTESRTVHDYRQKVIARISGLSDFYEVMYRSDTGRIRLAELLEQTMRSCCARSGQVVLGGPDVELGSQLALWLHLVVHELATNARKYGALSSTGGTVNLTWEVQQTLGAAGKLALVWYEAGGPEVQQPKRRGFGSRLITKALDQYGDVQLHFGPAGVACSMLINLDRDLGP